In the genome of Patescibacteria group bacterium, one region contains:
- a CDS encoding alanine--tRNA ligase, whose protein sequence is MMLIMTSHEIRTKYLEFFKKQGHVIVPSARLVPDNDPSTLFTGSGMQPMVPYLLGETHPAGTRVADSQKCFRTVDIDEVGDNRHFTFFEMLGNWSFGDYFRKEQLEWMFAFLIEEIKLDPKKLYVTTYSGDPEYDIARDDEAVEIWKKLFKSKGIDDVKIVDLVTEEQAAELGMQGGRIFAYRSKNWWSRAGIPEKMPIGEPGGPDSEMFYEFDHVEHNPKYGKHCHPNCDCGKFIEIGNNVFMQLIKVADKKFEPLPKNNIDFGGGFERIAMAVQNTEDAYKLDIFDNLIAAIEKLSGTKYSDPAFTPSYRVVADHLRASIFLIGDGVLPANTDQGYYVRRLLRRAVRYWDKLGINESGLSTLVDSILDYYKESYPETFTQKEVIKQEISREEEKFRKTLKEGLKQFEKIVAHSEGKVSGIDAFNLLQTYGFPIEVTLELAKEKGIDVDVDSYKAELKKHQDLSRAGSEQKFKGGLGDTSEMSLKYHTTTHLLNAALKQVLGSHVGQKGSNITPERLRFDFSHTAKMTDEEKTKVEELINSWIKADLPVGFAEMPKEEAEKVAVHAFGDKYGDVVKVYSIGTEGNYISREFCGGPHVSNTGILGTFKIQKEEAVSQGVRRIKAVLS, encoded by the coding sequence ATGATGCTCATCATGACATCTCATGAAATTCGTACTAAATATTTAGAGTTTTTTAAGAAACAGGGACATGTAATAGTTCCTTCAGCTCGACTCGTACCTGATAATGACCCTTCCACCCTTTTTACTGGCTCAGGAATGCAGCCAATGGTGCCGTATCTATTGGGGGAAACCCATCCTGCAGGCACACGGGTAGCTGATTCTCAAAAATGTTTTAGAACAGTAGATATTGATGAAGTTGGCGATAATCGTCATTTTACGTTTTTTGAGATGTTGGGGAATTGGTCTTTTGGTGATTATTTTAGAAAAGAGCAACTAGAATGGATGTTTGCATTTCTTATTGAAGAAATAAAACTTGATCCAAAGAAATTGTATGTAACTACATATAGTGGAGATCCAGAATATGATATTGCTCGTGATGATGAAGCAGTAGAGATTTGGAAAAAACTTTTTAAAAGCAAAGGAATTGATGATGTAAAAATTGTTGATTTAGTTACTGAAGAACAAGCAGCCGAGCTTGGTATGCAAGGGGGACGAATTTTTGCATATAGATCTAAAAATTGGTGGTCACGAGCTGGAATCCCAGAAAAAATGCCAATAGGAGAACCTGGTGGCCCTGATTCAGAGATGTTTTATGAATTTGATCATGTAGAACATAATCCAAAGTATGGTAAACACTGTCATCCAAATTGCGACTGTGGAAAGTTTATAGAAATTGGAAATAATGTTTTCATGCAACTTATAAAAGTTGCAGATAAAAAATTCGAACCACTTCCTAAAAATAATATTGACTTTGGAGGAGGATTTGAGCGTATTGCTATGGCCGTTCAAAATACAGAGGATGCCTATAAACTCGATATTTTTGATAATTTAATCGCTGCTATAGAAAAGCTTTCAGGAACTAAATATTCTGATCCTGCTTTTACTCCTTCATATCGAGTCGTAGCCGATCATCTTCGGGCAAGTATTTTTCTAATTGGTGACGGGGTACTTCCAGCAAATACCGATCAAGGATATTATGTTCGCCGTCTATTGCGACGAGCTGTACGATATTGGGATAAATTAGGCATTAATGAATCTGGACTTTCAACACTTGTTGACTCAATTCTTGATTATTACAAAGAATCGTATCCTGAGACCTTTACTCAAAAAGAAGTAATTAAACAAGAAATATCACGTGAAGAAGAAAAATTTAGAAAGACACTCAAAGAAGGCCTCAAGCAATTTGAAAAGATTGTGGCCCATAGTGAAGGCAAAGTCTCGGGAATTGATGCTTTTAATCTCCTTCAAACATACGGCTTTCCGATCGAAGTCACCCTCGAACTCGCCAAAGAAAAAGGAATAGATGTTGATGTAGATAGCTATAAGGCTGAATTAAAGAAACATCAGGACCTTTCACGTGCTGGATCTGAACAGAAATTTAAAGGGGGATTGGGAGACACATCTGAAATGTCACTTAAGTATCACACTACTACTCATTTATTAAACGCAGCGCTCAAGCAAGTGCTTGGATCTCATGTTGGTCAAAAGGGATCAAACATTACTCCAGAACGCCTTAGATTTGATTTCTCACATACTGCTAAAATGACTGATGAAGAGAAAACAAAAGTAGAAGAACTTATAAATAGCTGGATCAAAGCTGATTTACCGGTAGGCTTTGCTGAAATGCCAAAAGAAGAGGCAGAAAAAGTAGCTGTGCATGCTTTCGGTGATAAATATGGCGATGTTGTTAAGGTCTATTCAATTGGAACTGAAGGTAATTATATTTCTCGAGAATTTTGTGGTGGACCGCATGTTTCAAATACTGGTATCTTAGGCACATTCAAAATTCAAAAAGAAGAAGCGGTATCTCAAGGTGTACGACGTATCAAAGCTGTATTGAGTTAA